CGACAGTTTTTCACTCCTCCAGTGAACCTTAAATAATTACCATGAACAACTGTCTGTATTCCTCAGAGCTGCATGGATCCTTCAGGAGACTTCAGCTGCTCTAGTGGTCATGAAGTGTGTGCTATACTGCTACCTTAGTGTACAGACATAGATTTGATTTGGCTCTTCTTTTAGTAAAgaggcacaaaaaaaatcccacaaaatGGATAAAGCAGCAACTTAATTATGAACTTAAACATGAACACTGCGTCACAGATGAAATGATACTGTAAACCGATTCCTTATTTTTAATTGAGAAAATCCAATCAAGAAGAACTAATGAAGAACTAATGAGCCACATTGCTaaactataaacatttatttattataaacatttcctACTCTGAGTAAATCAGCAATATTGTTCATCTCCGTTACAGTTACTTTACTTAGTAAGACTATTTCTGCTTGAATaggatttagattttttttttctttgtaaaccTGTTCATTTTTCCATCCCATCCTCACCATTATGCCCAAAATCCATCCACACCTCTGCTACAGAGCAGTCAGCAGAGGAACTCTTTTTATCACTATACACTGTtgtgttaaatgtaaattttctcATTTATAGAACGGGGTGCACCCACACGAGTGTAGCTGGACACACagtgctgtttgtgtgtatctgtacaTCTTAGGCATTTGCATTTGACACCTTAATATGGTACATTATTTTTAGAGGAGCGAAGCAGCTTTTGCATAAACAAGTTTCCACTGAAGTGCGctagcaagcaagcaagcaaatcAACATGTCGGACATGCAAACGCAACTGTTTATGGGTGAAAAATggcgtcttcttcttcttcttctaagtAAGTAAATAGTGCATTTAAGCACAACTATTATTATggaattgtttattattattattattattattattattattattattcgaaCATAGTCTAATCTTTGTAGGCTTTGAGTGAGTCATTGTgtgcacaaataaaaatgactagTTTACTCAGATGAGGCCTTTTAACTATGAGTACAGAGAAAATGGTACAATAACTGGTTAAGTGGTACATTATTTTTGGAAGGCTGTGTTTAAAGTTTACAAGATTAAAAACCAATGAAACAAATATTAAACCAAATCACTTGGCATGCTGGTTAAAATTCAGAGTGAAGTGAGTAAGAAATTGGCAAAACCCAATGACATAGCATTTTAtgactgaattttaaaaaaaagttttttataaCTTTTCTTGTTCTTTAAAGAACTGTCCATCATGGTGTGTACGTATTTGCATTTTGATTCCCTGTTCGAGACTGGAGTAAAGGCTGCAGTTACACAGCTTTCCATTTTTTCCACACAAATTCTTACACATTTTATTGAGATatgattttactttattatagtGTTACTTTAATAGCTTATATTTGCATAATGAAACTACACAGTGTTGTAGACAAGTTAGCATTTAAtagttttccatttttatgATGTATAATTCTTCAAACATTAAACTGCAAGAAACATCTAACTTCAAATAGATGGGCTAGGTGACATTTTGATTATCCCCTAAAACATTCTTAAAAGAAATACAGCGTACGTATACAGTATGACTATATGACTATAATATGACATATAAAGATGGTATAGGCCTTGTactacaaaaagcaaaaaaatagaCTCTTTGAAAAGGTAAACCAACAAGTAAAATATCTCTTTACCTAAAATACCCAAGAGAGATAATGCAAaggcagtaaaaataaaataaaataaaatgcactactCATTCTATGGGTTTCAGCTGTTTTACTTTGAGCCTGCATCTAAttgtttttttgccaaaattgagttttatatatagcttatatagcttgtatacattggaacaaaatgttgtttaaGAAAATTCATGATGTCTATTATCTCTGGTCATTTGCCTAAAAGGCTAAGGACCCTgaactaacatgttttgtgGAGTTTCCTTATAGTCACAGCATTAACTATAAGTGGGAAAAAAGgtataatgtgttattaatTCATAATACAATTACAGGTcaattgctttggtataagagtaataaatcatttggggacatgctgttataggaaaataatccgcttcggcatggtaacagtaactccacttcttCACACCACCCCTTCACTCAGTATTTCACTACAACTCTGAGTATTTCATTCTTTACTTAAGAatcatgtttaataaaatatccCATTTACTAACAACACAACTGTAGCATCTTTGCTCACTGCCCAGGTTATTTTATTACGGTATATCGACATAACCTTTTATTAGTTGTCCTGGGAATCTTCAGGTTGTGCCCTGACACTCCTGGAGGTTGCTGCTGGATtgttggagagagagaaagcacacAGAACTTTTCTGTACTTCTGCCTGACCTGGAAATAGATGAAGAGAGGCCAAAGTAATTAAATACACATTTAGATGTTTAGACCTCCTACAGTATGGAGCGCCAAATGGAATAAGATGAATATTCCTTTCTATCTGACCTTTTCTTTAGGCCATTCGCATACATTTAGATAGTGATTCATGTGAAGTAGCAGGTTTGAGTTTCActataaaatttaaatctaaatctaaatgttgaatgtaaatattaaatgtttaatagagtatattgtaaatgttaaatggaGAAGTAAATGTTTCATTCATACGCTAATTGTCCCTGCTCTCACGGAGTGTGTGTCACTGGTCCCACATGAGCATCCTGAAtgaatctttgcaatatatctgaaaacagaaatggttctgcaCATTGCGGATAGATCTACAATGTGTATTTAAATTTCCCGTTTGTTTGCTATAGCACAGATTTGCTGAAATTGATTTGGTTTTGAATTTGACAGCATCTTGGTGGCCACAGATTGTTTTTAAAGCAGCCCAGAAATGCCACCAGCAGACTTGCTTTTTACATCCTCAACATTGTTCCAAAACTAGcatattaacatttacatttaaaatatagatTTCAATTTTGAATTTTCTCTCAAACTTAAACCTGTTATTTGACATCaatcactataaaaaaaaaaaacacttgaagGAAAGAGTATTCAACTATTTACATTTGGTTCTCCACACTACAGGCTTAACATCCCTCCTTCAGAACACTCCTTTAGAGCATTCATttgtacacaaaatgtaaataaattaaaaagttgatcacattttaatattttttcttctccaattattccagtttttttcttctccaatTATTCCAGTTATTCCATTGAACCAGAGTAGGTGAGGCAGGTGAAAAGACATTCAGTGAGCCAGGTAAGTGGCTCTCGGGTGAGTGCTGACCTCTTGGTTGGAGAGACAGTggatgaggaagatgaaggTGCCCTGCTGGGAGTTGAGCAACTGGAAGGCGTGATATAAAACTCCGTTCTTGCTGGGGATGTACAGGAGTATCCAGTAGCAAACGAGAATGATAAACTGGGTCAGGCTTCTGAGCATCACGCATATTATCAGATTCTTCTGAAAATTATTACTTATTTGTAAGACTTCATTCTTCAGGTGTTTAAGAGTGAAgattatgataatgatgatgatgaggtagGGGACCAGGTTTAACTGCACAcagggaaaagaaaataaaatatacacgtGATATTTAACTTGTGAGATAGATTAACCCCTCTAGATTGCACAAGTGCTACTAGCTTCAATCATATATGTGGTTTAAAAAGTACTTACTGTAACAGTGAAAAGAAGAGGACCTGCAAAAATAAAGATCAAGCTTTCATCCTCATTTAGCCAGCATCTACAGAGAAAAATACATAAtgcatgttcattaaaaaaaatgctgtaagaaacactgttatagtaaaatactgGTCATAGGGTGGTGAtgatgcagagttactgttaccaccctgaagttaattaatttcctataacaatatgcgttttatttctattattcactggagactccttccataaatgttaaataaacatctccttacagaaaactcgaTTACACACTTTGTTTATCATTGTGCAAGTGTAtaagtgtctgccatacaaatccctgtgaatgagctgttaatatagaaatgataactttTTAGAATGAGtacataaatacactatatgcccaaaagtatgtggacatctgaccatcacaaccagatGTGCTTGCTGAATAtttcattccaaaaccatgggcgttaattaacctgtgatttgcagctgcactactctTAGAGCTAAAGTCACACTCACTCTTCATCGATGTAACCCTTAGGAAAGCGTACACCAGACATGCCCAGTACTCCCAGTGGAATAAGGTATCCAATCACAATTAACCATTTCCAGCTAAGCACCTCCCCTGGGTTTGATCTGATCTCTGACAGGTTCTTCACAAAGATGTAGAGCAGCACAGCTTCAATGAACATCCACACGaaaacagacattaaaaaaaaccactgcACTCCAGCCAGTGCTGCACGCAGttgctagagagagagagagagagagagagagaaagagagagagagagagagagagagaccttagGGAACACATCTTAACTCTCACCAGCTAACAGtgtatataagaaataaaacactttggttgtgctattataggagataatcaataacagggtggtgtgatgaagtgaagttATTGTTCACTCGgaagttgattgttttactGTAGAAGGTtgtctccaagtgttttattcttcttataccataAGACTATTCCATTTTcttgttaattaaagaatgacacgtcacaccattttatccatttaaaggtGTGATGTGTCATGTG
This Pangasianodon hypophthalmus isolate fPanHyp1 chromosome 26, fPanHyp1.pri, whole genome shotgun sequence DNA region includes the following protein-coding sequences:
- the LOC113537435 gene encoding adhesion G protein-coupled receptor E3-like, producing the protein MDIDLVEISKNNKGSAAVAFMSYTNMTNILKPTLFKTITSTNKTMMSTVVSASLPKTANTNLTKPVKITFKHINELDPEGILSCVHWKTDTWLEEGCSIVQTNSTHTVCSCDHLSTFALIMQTDPCRSDRLMNALFAVAIIVGLVFLSLSILTFTFYSRNPVTNAALINLCINLLLFHLLSLIKTLFLAHIHPLQLRAALAGVQWFFLMSVFVWMFIEAVLLYIFVKNLSEIRSNPGEVLSWKWLIVIGYLIPLGVLGMSGVRFPKGYIDEECWLNEDESLIFIFAGPLLFTVTLNLVPYLIIIIIIIFTLKHLKNEVLQISNNFQKNLIICVMLRSLTQFIILVCYWILLYIPSKNGVLYHAFQLLNSQQGTFIFLIHCLSNQEVRQKYRKVLCAFSLSNNPAATSRSVRAQPEDSQDN